The Arachis ipaensis cultivar K30076 chromosome B07, Araip1.1, whole genome shotgun sequence genome includes a window with the following:
- the LOC107606967 gene encoding uncharacterized protein LOC107606967 has product MPLYAKFLKELINKRSWHENETILLTEECRALIQKGLPPKLEDPGSFFIPCAIGSMTINKAMCDLGASINLMPSSLVKKLCIEEVKPVQMSLELVDKSVICPRGVIENLLVKVDKFIFPADFVVLDLDEDEGDSIILGRPFLATARAIIDVEQES; this is encoded by the coding sequence ATGCCCCTATACGCCAAGTTTCTGAAGGAGCTTATTAACAAGAGAAGTTGGCATGAGAATGAAACTAtactgctcactgaagaatgcagagcATTAATCCAGAAAGGACTCCCCCCTAAACTTGAAGATCCTGGAAGTTTCTTTATACCTTGTGCCATTGGTAGTATGACCATCAACAAGGCAATGTGTGACTTAGGGGCTAGTATCAATCTGATGCCTTcctctctagtgaaaaagctGTGCATAGAAGAAGTGAAACCAGTACAGATGTCTTTAGAATTGGTGGACAAGTCAGTGATATGTCCCAGGGGTGTAATTGAGAACCTTCTAGTAAAGGTAGACAAATTCAtattccctgcagattttgtggtcttAGATTTAGATGAGGATGAAGGTGATTCCATTATACTGgggagaccattcttggccactgctagggccattATAGACGTAGAGCAGGAGAGTTGA